From Amycolatopsis sp. YIM 10, the proteins below share one genomic window:
- the purU gene encoding formyltetrahydrofolate deformylase, whose amino-acid sequence MSDTFTLTLSCPNRTGIVRAVSGYLFELGCDIGEHRQFDDNVRDRLFMRTQATAPAGADLDRIAAGFEPVATEFGMTYEFSPERNARILVMVSKLGHCLNDLIFRWRAGSLGADIVAVVSNHEDLRPMAESAGLPFVHIPVTPETKETAEARLLRLVDDYEIELVVLARYMQILSDATSKALHGRAINIHHSFLPGFKGAKPYHQAYDRGVKLVGATAHYVTSDLDEGPIIEQEVIRIDHTHDPRALQTVGRDAEALALSRAVRWHCERRVLLNGHSTVVFP is encoded by the coding sequence GTGAGCGACACCTTCACCCTCACCCTGAGCTGCCCCAACCGCACCGGCATCGTGCGCGCGGTCAGCGGCTACCTGTTCGAGCTGGGGTGCGACATCGGCGAGCACCGGCAGTTCGACGACAACGTGCGCGACCGGCTGTTCATGCGCACCCAGGCCACCGCGCCCGCGGGTGCCGACCTCGACCGGATCGCGGCCGGTTTCGAGCCGGTGGCCACCGAGTTCGGCATGACCTACGAGTTCAGTCCTGAGCGCAACGCCCGCATCCTGGTGATGGTGTCGAAGCTGGGGCACTGCCTCAACGACCTGATCTTCCGCTGGCGGGCGGGCAGTCTGGGCGCCGACATCGTGGCCGTGGTGTCCAACCACGAGGACCTGCGCCCGATGGCCGAGTCGGCGGGCCTGCCGTTCGTGCACATCCCGGTCACCCCGGAGACGAAGGAGACGGCCGAGGCGCGCCTGCTCCGCCTGGTCGACGACTACGAGATCGAGCTGGTGGTGCTGGCGCGGTACATGCAGATCCTGTCCGACGCCACCAGCAAGGCCCTGCACGGGCGCGCGATCAACATCCACCACTCGTTCCTGCCCGGGTTCAAGGGGGCCAAGCCCTACCACCAGGCGTACGACCGGGGCGTGAAACTGGTCGGCGCCACCGCGCACTACGTCACGTCCGATTTGGACGAAGGCCCGATCATCGAGCAGGAGGTGATCCGGATCGACCACACGCACGACCCGCGCGCTCTGCAGACCGTCGGCCGGGACGCCGAGGCGCTGGCCCTCTCCCGCGCGGTCCGCTGGCACTGCGAACGCCGGGTCCTGCTCAACGGCCACAGCACAGTGGTGTTTCCCTGA
- a CDS encoding FAD-dependent oxidoreductase, which translates to MSTPRVVVIGAGIVGANLADELTERGWDQVTVLDQGPLPLTGGSTSHAPGLVYQTNASKTMTQFAAYTVEKLLGLDVDGAWCFNQVGGLEVATTPERLADLHRKQGWALSWGVPAEVIDPDRCAELHPLLDKEKVLGALHTPTDGLAKASRAVVALAARAEARGAVFRGSTRVTDVLQQGGRVTGVRTDAGDEIPADIVVSCAGFWGRAVGELVGMKVPLLPLAHQYARTGQLPELVGRNDEVIEARLPILRHQDHDLYYREHNDCLGIGTYAHRPMPARLADLPEVETLSEQAMPSMLPFTEEDFAPSWEHSRQLLPALRDAKVETGFNGIFSFTPDNGPLIGESPDVAGFWIAEAVWVTHSSGVAKAVAQLLVDGRSEVELHGCDVNRFDELQTTDAYVDETAQRNFVEIYDVLHPLQPKLSPREVKVSPFYAQQKELGAFFLEAHTWERPHWYEANARLVKELPPEWQPPSRDAWSAMFHSPIAAAEAWKTRTAVALYDMTPLKRIEVAGPGATDFLQRLTTGKMDKSVGSVTYTLLLDQAGGVRSDLTVARLDENLFQVGANGNLDLDYLRRQAPDDTSVQIRDITGGTCCAGVWGPLARDLVQPLADEDFSHEALKYFRLKRAHIAGIPVIAMRLSYVGELGWEIYTGAEYGRRLWDVLREAGQPLGVIAGGRAAFNSLRLEKGYRAWGTDMTTEHNPYEAGLGFAVNKKKTGYVGHEAIAGLEHETPARRLTCLTVDDGRSVVLGHEPVFLDGEPAGYVTSAAFGHTIGKPIAYAWLPSSAVEGTSVEIQYFGRKVRATVTAEPLVDPEMHRIRR; encoded by the coding sequence ATGAGCACTCCCCGCGTTGTCGTCATCGGAGCCGGGATCGTCGGTGCCAACCTGGCCGACGAACTCACCGAGCGCGGCTGGGACCAGGTCACCGTGCTCGACCAGGGCCCGCTGCCGCTCACCGGCGGCTCCACCTCGCACGCGCCCGGTCTCGTCTACCAGACCAACGCCTCGAAGACGATGACCCAGTTCGCCGCGTACACCGTGGAAAAGCTGCTGGGCCTCGATGTTGATGGTGCATGGTGCTTCAACCAGGTCGGCGGCCTGGAGGTGGCGACCACCCCCGAACGGCTGGCCGATCTGCACCGCAAGCAGGGCTGGGCGCTGTCCTGGGGCGTACCGGCCGAGGTGATCGACCCGGACCGGTGCGCTGAGCTGCATCCGTTGCTGGACAAGGAAAAGGTGCTCGGCGCGCTGCACACGCCGACCGACGGCCTGGCCAAGGCATCGCGTGCGGTGGTGGCGCTGGCCGCTCGCGCCGAGGCGCGCGGGGCGGTGTTCCGCGGTTCGACCCGGGTCACCGACGTGCTTCAGCAGGGTGGCCGGGTCACCGGAGTGCGCACCGACGCCGGGGACGAGATCCCGGCCGACATCGTGGTGTCCTGCGCCGGGTTCTGGGGCCGCGCGGTCGGTGAGCTGGTCGGCATGAAGGTGCCGCTGCTGCCGCTGGCCCACCAGTACGCCCGCACCGGGCAGCTCCCGGAACTGGTCGGCCGCAACGACGAGGTGATCGAGGCGCGCCTGCCGATCCTGCGGCACCAGGACCACGACCTGTACTACCGCGAGCACAACGACTGCCTCGGCATCGGCACCTACGCCCACCGGCCGATGCCCGCCCGGCTGGCCGACCTGCCGGAGGTGGAAACTCTCAGCGAGCAGGCCATGCCGTCGATGCTGCCGTTCACCGAGGAAGACTTCGCGCCGTCCTGGGAGCACAGCAGGCAGCTGCTGCCCGCGTTGCGCGACGCCAAGGTGGAAACCGGGTTCAACGGGATCTTCTCGTTCACCCCGGACAACGGCCCGCTGATCGGGGAATCACCGGATGTGGCCGGGTTCTGGATCGCCGAGGCGGTGTGGGTGACGCACTCCTCGGGCGTGGCCAAGGCGGTCGCGCAGCTGCTCGTCGACGGCCGTAGCGAGGTCGAACTGCACGGCTGCGACGTCAACCGGTTCGACGAACTCCAGACCACCGACGCCTACGTGGACGAGACCGCGCAGCGCAACTTCGTGGAGATCTACGACGTGCTGCATCCGTTGCAGCCCAAGCTTTCCCCGCGCGAAGTGAAGGTGAGCCCGTTCTACGCACAGCAGAAGGAACTGGGCGCGTTCTTCCTCGAAGCGCACACCTGGGAGCGGCCGCACTGGTACGAGGCCAACGCCCGGCTGGTCAAGGAACTGCCGCCGGAGTGGCAGCCGCCGTCGCGGGACGCGTGGTCGGCGATGTTCCACTCGCCGATCGCCGCGGCCGAGGCGTGGAAGACGCGCACCGCGGTCGCGCTGTACGACATGACCCCGCTCAAGCGGATCGAGGTCGCCGGTCCGGGCGCGACGGACTTCCTGCAGCGGCTGACCACCGGAAAGATGGACAAGTCGGTCGGGTCGGTGACCTACACCCTGCTGCTCGACCAGGCGGGCGGTGTCCGCTCCGACCTGACCGTGGCCCGCCTCGACGAGAACCTGTTCCAGGTCGGCGCGAACGGCAATCTCGACCTGGACTACCTCCGGCGCCAAGCCCCGGACGACACCAGCGTGCAGATCCGCGACATCACCGGCGGCACCTGCTGTGCCGGTGTGTGGGGTCCGCTGGCCAGGGACCTGGTGCAACCACTGGCAGACGAGGACTTCTCGCACGAGGCACTGAAGTACTTCCGCCTCAAGCGGGCGCACATCGCCGGCATCCCGGTGATCGCGATGCGACTGTCCTATGTGGGCGAACTGGGCTGGGAGATCTACACCGGCGCCGAATACGGCAGGCGGCTGTGGGACGTGCTGCGGGAGGCCGGGCAGCCGCTCGGTGTCATCGCCGGTGGCCGCGCCGCCTTCAACAGCCTGCGCCTGGAGAAGGGTTACCGGGCGTGGGGCACCGACATGACCACCGAGCACAACCCGTACGAAGCCGGTCTCGGGTTCGCGGTGAACAAGAAGAAGACCGGCTACGTCGGCCACGAGGCGATCGCCGGGCTGGAGCACGAGACCCCGGCGCGGCGGCTGACCTGCCTCACCGTCGACGACGGCCGCAGCGTGGTGCTCGGGCACGAGCCCGTTTTCCTGGACGGGGAGCCGGCCGGGTACGTCACCTCGGCCGCCTTCGGGCACACGATCGGCAAGCCGATCGCCTACGCCTGGCTGCCGTCGTCGGCGGTGGAAGGCACCTCGGTGGAGATCCAGTACTTCGGGCGGAAGGTGCGCGCCACCGTCACCGCCGAACCGCTGGTCGACCCGGAAATGCACCGCATCCGCCGATGA
- a CDS encoding L-serine ammonia-lyase, with translation MTISVFDLFKVGIGPSSSHTVGPMRAAYLFVTRLRETGLLGRTAGVRCELFGSLGATGHGHGSVKAVVLGLAGEQPHLVDPVAADPAVAAVRAEGRIQLGGKHEIAFDADDDVVLHRRRRLDFHSNGMVFTARDGTGAELDRREYYSVGGGFVLDEVETGRPVLTEDPTPVRYPFTTGDELLALTASTGLRISDIMLANERSWRGEPEIRAGLLHIWAVMRECVDRGTRTGGTLPGGLRVRRRAAALRERLESGVDEPDPLHAMEWVTLFALAVNEENAAGGRVVTAPTNGAAGIVPAVLHYGARFLPRFGDEDVVRFLLTAGAIGLLFKENASISGAEVGCQGEVGSACSMAAGGLAEILGGSPAQVENAAEIGIEHNLGLTCDPVGGLVQIPCIERNAVASIKAITAARMAVRGDGAHHVSLDKAIKTMRETGADMKDKYKETARGGLALNIVEC, from the coding sequence ATGACCATCTCCGTGTTCGACCTGTTCAAGGTCGGGATCGGGCCGTCGAGTTCGCATACCGTCGGCCCGATGCGGGCCGCCTACCTGTTCGTCACCCGGTTGCGGGAGACCGGGCTGCTCGGCCGCACGGCCGGGGTCCGCTGCGAGCTGTTCGGCTCGCTCGGCGCCACCGGGCACGGCCACGGCAGCGTCAAGGCCGTGGTGCTCGGGCTCGCGGGGGAGCAGCCCCACCTGGTCGACCCGGTGGCCGCCGACCCGGCCGTGGCCGCCGTGCGGGCCGAGGGGCGCATCCAGCTCGGTGGCAAGCACGAGATCGCCTTCGACGCCGACGACGACGTGGTGCTGCACCGGCGCAGGCGACTCGACTTCCACAGCAACGGCATGGTGTTCACCGCCCGGGACGGCACCGGCGCCGAACTCGACCGGCGTGAGTACTACTCGGTCGGCGGCGGTTTCGTGCTCGACGAGGTCGAAACCGGGCGGCCCGTGCTGACCGAGGACCCCACGCCGGTCCGCTACCCGTTCACCACCGGCGACGAACTGCTCGCGCTGACCGCGTCGACCGGGTTGCGGATCAGCGACATCATGCTCGCCAACGAACGCTCGTGGCGCGGTGAACCGGAGATCCGCGCCGGGCTGCTGCACATCTGGGCGGTCATGCGCGAATGCGTCGACCGCGGCACGCGCACCGGGGGCACGCTGCCCGGCGGGCTCAGGGTCCGCCGCCGCGCCGCCGCACTGCGCGAGCGGCTGGAGTCCGGTGTGGACGAACCGGACCCGTTGCACGCCATGGAATGGGTCACCCTGTTCGCGCTGGCGGTGAACGAGGAGAACGCCGCGGGCGGCCGGGTGGTCACCGCGCCGACGAACGGCGCCGCCGGCATCGTGCCCGCCGTGCTGCACTACGGCGCCCGGTTCCTGCCGCGCTTCGGCGACGAGGACGTGGTGCGCTTCCTGCTCACCGCCGGCGCGATCGGCCTGCTGTTCAAGGAGAACGCCTCCATCTCGGGGGCCGAGGTCGGCTGTCAGGGCGAGGTGGGCTCGGCGTGCTCGATGGCGGCGGGCGGGCTGGCCGAGATCCTCGGCGGCTCACCGGCACAGGTGGAGAACGCCGCCGAGATCGGCATCGAGCACAACCTGGGCCTGACCTGCGATCCGGTCGGCGGACTGGTGCAGATCCCGTGCATCGAGCGCAACGCGGTGGCCTCGATCAAGGCGATCACCGCGGCGCGGATGGCCGTCCGCGGCGACGGTGCGCACCACGTGTCGCTGGACAAGGCGATCAAGACCATGCGCGAGACCGGCGCGGACATGAAGGACAAGTACAAGGAGACCGCCCGCGGCGGGCTGGCGCTCAACATCGTCGAATGCTGA
- a CDS encoding sarcosine oxidase subunit gamma produces MADTLYRTHPLENRRAALAGLPGGLTAYPEPECAAVDLRVDPAGPGAEAVGRALGTALPVEPNTWTHTTDGQLIWLGPDEWLVTSSTALPEQFEQELGWVVSAFDGAAVDVSAQRTSIRLRGAQARELLSLGCSIDLRPTAFGQGACAQTHLGQTGVLLLALGADDFRLFVRQSFAAYLADWLVDAAVEFQDFPEGDRT; encoded by the coding sequence ATGGCTGACACCCTGTACCGCACGCACCCGCTGGAAAACCGGCGCGCGGCACTGGCCGGGCTGCCCGGCGGGCTCACCGCGTACCCGGAACCCGAGTGCGCGGCCGTGGACCTGCGGGTCGATCCGGCCGGGCCGGGCGCCGAAGCCGTCGGCCGCGCACTCGGCACCGCGTTGCCGGTCGAGCCGAACACCTGGACCCACACCACCGACGGGCAGCTGATCTGGCTGGGCCCGGACGAATGGCTGGTCACCAGCTCGACCGCGCTCCCGGAGCAGTTCGAGCAGGAGCTGGGCTGGGTGGTCTCGGCATTCGACGGCGCGGCCGTCGACGTTTCCGCGCAGCGCACCAGCATCCGTCTGCGCGGGGCGCAGGCCAGGGAACTGCTCTCGCTGGGCTGCTCGATCGACCTGCGCCCGACGGCGTTCGGCCAGGGCGCCTGCGCGCAGACCCACCTCGGCCAGACCGGCGTGCTGCTGCTGGCGCTCGGCGCCGACGACTTCCGGCTGTTCGTCCGCCAGTCCTTCGCCGCGTACCTCGCGGACTGGCTGGTCGACGCGGCCGTGGAATTCCAGGACTTTCCGGAAGGAGACCGGACATGA
- a CDS encoding GntR family transcriptional regulator, with protein MTIAPDDLERPPTSLADRAYAALTDRLIMLEIPPMAPIDDVAVAESLGIGRTPVREALKRLEVDRLVISYPRRGTFATGVDITDLAYISEIRVQLEPLAARRAAEGSGAAMRGKLAELAETIRTNDVRTMARDELMHWDMRVHRAIYRAAGNPHLEDTLVRYNNLATRIFCLFLDRLTHFDPHIGEHVALLEAIAAGEGEKAARLARDHVTGFEKAIRAII; from the coding sequence GTGACCATCGCCCCAGACGACCTCGAGCGGCCGCCCACCTCGCTGGCCGACCGCGCCTACGCCGCGCTCACCGACCGGCTGATCATGCTCGAGATCCCGCCCATGGCCCCGATCGACGACGTCGCGGTGGCCGAGTCCCTCGGCATCGGCCGCACGCCGGTCCGGGAAGCGCTCAAACGGCTGGAGGTCGACCGGCTGGTGATCTCGTACCCCCGGCGCGGCACCTTCGCCACCGGCGTGGACATCACCGACCTCGCCTACATCTCCGAGATCCGCGTGCAGCTGGAGCCGCTGGCCGCCCGCCGCGCCGCCGAGGGCTCCGGCGCGGCGATGCGCGGCAAGCTGGCCGAACTCGCCGAGACGATTCGCACCAACGACGTGCGCACCATGGCGCGCGACGAGCTGATGCACTGGGACATGCGGGTGCACCGCGCGATCTACCGCGCCGCGGGCAATCCGCACCTCGAAGACACGCTGGTGCGCTACAACAATCTCGCCACCAGGATCTTCTGCCTGTTCCTCGACCGGCTCACCCACTTCGACCCGCACATCGGCGAGCACGTCGCCCTGCTCGAAGCGATCGCCGCCGGTGAGGGCGAGAAGGCCGCGCGGCTGGCCCGCGACCACGTCACCGGCTTCGAGAAGGCGATCCGGGCGATCATCTGA